Below is a genomic region from Gracilimonas sp..
GAAGAATGCCAGAAGGTATATTTACCATCTTCACTATCCCAGGTGTTGATAGCGATTTCAGCATCTTTAGTAATAGGGCGATCAAGGTCTGTAATTTCACCATCTACAGTAATACTAAGAGCGGCACGGGCTAAGCCGGATGCAATAGACTGTGCTACTTCTAACCCTGTGGTTCCTGATGAATATTCTCGTTGACTTCCGTCGGGTAATGTGAGCGTAATTTTTTGGTCTGCCATTCAGTGTTTAATTCTCAGAATTTCTTTAACACTGGAAGATAAAAAAAATAGTATGTACACACAGGCTTATTCTGGCGATTAATTTCCTTTAATTGGATTGGATTTGATGGCTTAGAAATGTGATATTCGTTCGGCAATGAATTTTAATCTACAGTAGTACATGAATTTTAACCCCGAGGAGAGCTTCTTCGACGCTCAGCCTATGTTCGTTTGTGAGCAGGCTACCCTGAAGATTCTAGATGTTAATAGTGCGGCCACTGATATTCTGGGGTATAAAAAGAGAAAATTCCTTAAAAAAAGGATAATAGATTTCGGAGAACAGAAATCGGTACAGGAAATTCAGGAAGAAATTCCTGTTTCAGAAAAAAAATCACCCGATAAAATCTGGGTGTTTAAGACTAAAGCTGGAAAAGATATTTACTTTCAGCTTTCGGCTCATCTCATCAATTATAAAGGCCGACCGGCAAAATTAGTTATTGCCCATAACTTCTCAGAGATTGTGGAAGGAAAAACGGATGAGAAAAAATTGCTATCCAGTCAGCTCGATCTGAATAATTTTCCACTCGCGGAAATAGAATGGAATGCATCATTAAATATAATTCGGTGGTCACCAAAAGCTGAAGAACTATTCGGATATACCGAAGAAGAGGCTATAAAGGAAAAACGGCTGCTCGAAAAGTTTATCCATGAAGATGACCTGGATTATGTGCGTGATACGATCAAAGAAACCTATCAAAACGGGCAGAAGGATGTATCAGTCATCAACAGAAATATTACCAAAAACGGAGATGTAATTTATTGCGAGTGGTACAACTCATTGCTTTACAATTCCAAGGGTGATGTTGTTGCGATGTATTCGCTGGTTCATGATGTAACCGACCGTGAGGAAGCTCTTGATGATGCCAAGCGCAGTATGATGAGCTACCAGGATCTGTTCAACTCCATAAGCGATGCCATTTATTTGTTAGATAAAGAAGGCGTCATAATAGAAGCTAATGAAGGCCTTGAAAGCACATTTGGGTACAAAAGAAAAGAAATAGTGGGCATGCATAACCGGGTGCTGGCCGCTCCGGGTAAATACGATGCAGAACGGATTAAAGAAATCCGGGAGCAGGCCTACAACGGACATCATGGCAAGTATGAAGGATGGGGAAAAAAGAAGAATGGTGAAATTTTTCCTACTGAATTTTTAGTGAATACCGGGAATTACTTTGGTGAAGAAGTCATCATTGTGATAGAGCGGGATATTTCTGACCGAAAGGAATCGGAAGAAGCGCTGAAGCAGCGGGAAGGCTTATTTAGTAAACTATTCAATTCTTCTCCGATTGGAATTGCATTGCTGAATGAGCATCGTGAAGTGGAAATGGTGAATGATGGATTTGAACAACTATTTGGTTACCGTGAAAATGAGCTGAAAGGTTTGGAGCTGGACAAACTTATAGTTCCTGAGAAAAGACACGAAGATGCAGTACGGCTTACAGAGAGCTCTAAAGTAACGGAAGTTACAGAGAAGCGAATTCGTAAGGATGGAACCATTCTGGATGTTATTATTTATGCGGTTCCGGTAGTAGTAGAAAAGAGTGTGGTGGGTATCTATGGTATTTATGTGGATATCACAGACCGTAAGAAAGCTGAAGAACAGGTCCGAAAATCCCTGAGGGAAAAAGAGATGCTGCTCGCTGAAGTGCATCATCGTGTGAAAAATAATCTGGCAGTAATAACGGGTTTGCTTGAACTGCAGTCCTATTCTGCGAAAGATGATAATGCCAAGCGTATTCTTAAAGACAGCCAGATGCGGGTAAACTCAATCGCCATGGTACATGAAAAGCTGTATCAGAGTGAGGATTTCTCTGAAGTAGATATAAGTCAGTATTTTGAGGAGCTTACTCATGTAATTCACGAAACCATGCAGCGCTCGGATGTTAAAGTTGAAATTAAGCTGGATATACTTCCTGCCAAGCTTCCAATTATACAGGCTATTCCGTGTGGATTACTGCTGAATGAAATTATTACCAATAGCTATAAACACGCTTTTGATGGAAGAAAGAAAGGGGAAATCAGGGTTAGTTTATCCAAACCAGGGGATAAATTACTACTTCGGATAAAAGACGATGGGGTAGGCTTGCCTGAACAGCCCAAAACAAATATTCACACCTCTCTTGGCATGACGCTTATTAAGACGCTTTCCAAACAGCTGAATGCATCCTTCGATTATCGCAGCGAAGACGGAGCTATTTTTGAATTCGAGTTTGAAAAGAGCAGCGATGAGGAGGAATAAAAAACCCGTTCAGTTTGTGAACGGGTTTACCTTTGGAGTGTAAGATTAATTGATAACTATAATCAATTAATTGGAGATATTACTTACACACATTCAGTTCTAGTTGTTTAGCAATCTCACCCCATGAAACAGCAGATACATTTCCATCATTATGGATAGGAAAGAATCCTCCCTCAGGAAAACCAGGGAAACTTCGTTGTGAAATAGTGATTCCATCGGTATTAAGGGTATTTGGGTTCGTGAACGTACCAATATGTTTAAGGCTCTTGCGGTCGAAAACATAGAAGTAGTTATTTTCCTTGCCCTGATCGGTGGTAACCCAATACCCGTTGTCTTCACTACACGAATAAAGTGCAATACCTTCAGGTTCATATTTAAAAATCCCTTCACCCATAATTTGGCCGGTAAAATTTCCATCCAAATCATAAATCTTAATGTTGTTTTGAACCGAGTCTTCATCAGCAATCAAAAGACGATTATAGGTTTCATCAGCCATTAGAGATTCTACTTTCTTAAGAACCCCGGCACCTGAAGTGGCACCAAAAGCCTTAACATGCTTACTGTTTAAGGAATTGTTTTCTATCGTGAGCGTGAATTCATGAACCCGTTCACCTAATTCACTATCAGGTGGGACCTGTTCATCCTCAGTTTCATAATTATCGGTGATAAATAAACGATAAACACTGTCCTCGGTTTTTAAGATACTGATACCGTAAGGCCATTTCAGTTCATTTGCTCCGAAGAATCCCAGAGATTCAAAGTCTGGGAGTGAGAACACCTGAATTCTGTGATTATTCCGTTCTACTACAATGGCATAATCGTCGACCACAGTAATGCTGTTGGGACGGTCAAGCTGTCCAATTCCCGAGCCAGACTCGGAAAACACCTCTATTTGCTTGCCATTGGTGGCATCGTAGGCGAGTATAACATCGGTCTCTTTAGCAGTAGCCAGAAGCCAATGCTGGTTATTGGGTCCATGCCAGATAGCAGGGGTATCAACGTTATTAATAGTATCGCGTGGAGTTTGATACACTTCTTCCACCATGGCTGTTTTAACCATTTGAGAAGGGGGAGTGTTTATTTCTTTTTCTTTCTGATTACACCCAAATAGAGTGAGTGCAATCAGTGGTATAACTTTTATTAATTTCATTATTCTGTTTTCTGATCTCATTTAAAGTTCAAATTTCACCCCAAGATTACCCCAGAAAGAGTAAAACTCCTGTTGCTCGGGCCGGCTGGAAACTCCATTGTAATAACGAAGAGGTTCGTTGGTGAGGTTGATGAGCTCCAGAAAAACCGTAAAGTTTTTGTTTATGCGCTGACTTGCGGAAAGGTCAACCTGAATGTGTTCATCATAAATACGATCATTTCCTTCTTCATCGCGAAGTTCATCAATAAATGCTCCGGCATAAGAAAGAGACACGCGGCCTGAGAACCCCGATCGTTCATACGAAAGCGCGAAATTTCCGGTGTTTTCTGCTTGCCCGGGAAGGGAAACAGTACGCGTTTCACCATCGGAATTTATGAGTTCTGCTTCAGACCAGCTGTAAGTGTAGTTACCGTAAACTCCAAGACCACTCAGGAACCCTGGAAGGAAGGTAAGTTGCTGCTGCAGGTTCAGCTCAAACCCAACAAGATCGGCGTTATTTCCATTAACGGGCTGTGTAGCCTCGTATCCATCATACTGCCCACCACTGAATTCGTAATTGCGGATATAGATGAAGTCTCTGATATCTTTGTAGAACACACCTGCCGAAAGTACACCTACCGAGTTGAAATAATATTCGGCCATCAAATCCAGATTCATGGAAGTGGTGGCATCAAGTCCGGGATTGCCTAATTCAATTTCTTCATCTTCGCGACTTACAATCCGGTAAGGAGCCAGGTCAAAATAGTTTGGCTTGGCAAAAGAATTGGTCCAGGCTGCTCTGATGTTAACCAATGGGTTTACAGAATAAGTAAGGTGTACCATCGGAAGAAAGAAGTTGTAATCGTTTGTTCCCGATGTACTTGTAATCGGAAGCAAGTCACCGTTGGCATCAAACTCTACCAGATTAGCATTGTAATCCACTGAAGTGAACTCATAACGGAATCCAACCAGGCCGCTTAGCTTATCCCTCCGGAGATTTGTCATGAGGTAACCGGCATAGGTGTCTTCGTTGGCGTTGTAAGTCTCACTTTCTGAGTCAGCCATGCTGTCTTCATCCTCCAGTTCGAAAGATGAGCGGTTATCTCGATAAAACGCTTTCAGTAAATCCGGGTCCGGGAAAAGTCCGATACCGTTTTGATAGTTATTATCCAGAAAATCGTCGTCTTCAAAATCTCCCTGTACATCAGAATACAGGAAATCACCATCATAGTCGTAGAGGCGAACCCGTGGTGTCGTGATTTTCTCTTTAGTTCTGAAAAGTCCGCCGAACTTGAGGTCTCCGGCTATAGTACCAAGATTGTAATTCATTTTTAGATTGAGCCGGGTCGTAAAGTTTTGATCAGAAGTAGATTCAGAACTCTGCTCGAATTCATCAAATTCAAAGTTGCCATAACTGTAAGCGCCTGCACCAAAAACCGTTCCTGCAGTATTTACCCCAAATTGTGGGTAATCAGGATCAGCATCATCAAAAGTGACAAATTCAATGTCTTCTTCTGTAATAGGATCTTCATAGGCCTGCTCAAATACAACGTTGCGATCGTACGGGGTATATTGATCAGCATAGGAGTAGGAAGCCATATAATCAATTTCCCATTTATCGGATAAAGCATGCTGACCACCACCGGAGAGGCTGAATATCTTCTGCTTTTCCAGGCGGTCTTTAAACTCACGTGCCATTACATCAGCTTCGGCAATAAATGCTCGTCTGTATTCGGTATCCGTGA
It encodes:
- a CDS encoding PAS domain S-box protein codes for the protein MNFNPEESFFDAQPMFVCEQATLKILDVNSAATDILGYKKRKFLKKRIIDFGEQKSVQEIQEEIPVSEKKSPDKIWVFKTKAGKDIYFQLSAHLINYKGRPAKLVIAHNFSEIVEGKTDEKKLLSSQLDLNNFPLAEIEWNASLNIIRWSPKAEELFGYTEEEAIKEKRLLEKFIHEDDLDYVRDTIKETYQNGQKDVSVINRNITKNGDVIYCEWYNSLLYNSKGDVVAMYSLVHDVTDREEALDDAKRSMMSYQDLFNSISDAIYLLDKEGVIIEANEGLESTFGYKRKEIVGMHNRVLAAPGKYDAERIKEIREQAYNGHHGKYEGWGKKKNGEIFPTEFLVNTGNYFGEEVIIVIERDISDRKESEEALKQREGLFSKLFNSSPIGIALLNEHREVEMVNDGFEQLFGYRENELKGLELDKLIVPEKRHEDAVRLTESSKVTEVTEKRIRKDGTILDVIIYAVPVVVEKSVVGIYGIYVDITDRKKAEEQVRKSLREKEMLLAEVHHRVKNNLAVITGLLELQSYSAKDDNAKRILKDSQMRVNSIAMVHEKLYQSEDFSEVDISQYFEELTHVIHETMQRSDVKVEIKLDILPAKLPIIQAIPCGLLLNEIITNSYKHAFDGRKKGEIRVSLSKPGDKLLLRIKDDGVGLPEQPKTNIHTSLGMTLIKTLSKQLNASFDYRSEDGAIFEFEFEKSSDEEE
- a CDS encoding phytase, with the translated sequence MKLIKVIPLIALTLFGCNQKEKEINTPPSQMVKTAMVEEVYQTPRDTINNVDTPAIWHGPNNQHWLLATAKETDVILAYDATNGKQIEVFSESGSGIGQLDRPNSITVVDDYAIVVERNNHRIQVFSLPDFESLGFFGANELKWPYGISILKTEDSVYRLFITDNYETEDEQVPPDSELGERVHEFTLTIENNSLNSKHVKAFGATSGAGVLKKVESLMADETYNRLLIADEDSVQNNIKIYDLDGNFTGQIMGEGIFKYEPEGIALYSCSEDNGYWVTTDQGKENNYFYVFDRKSLKHIGTFTNPNTLNTDGITISQRSFPGFPEGGFFPIHNDGNVSAVSWGEIAKQLELNVCK
- a CDS encoding TonB-dependent receptor — translated: MLSKKVSTLILTCVTALLLMLPQFSNAQSAATISGTITDQKTGDLLPGASILVEGTSIGTSTNADGKYTLNSVPAGNQTLRISYLGFETLEEEVSVEAGQNLTLNIELTDNFIEMDGITVQGIRQGQARALNQQRTAANIKNVVASDLIGRFPDQNVADALRRVPAVSVQRDQGEARYVQIRGTNPNLSNISINGEQIPSPEGDVRYAALDMIPSDVLSSIEVTKAITPDMDGDAIGGSVNLNTLAASRAGKTLKVTLAPGYNNQNQDLSPFGGIAAMTYGDRVSDGKFGFLVSGSYQNANRASNNNEMEYGDGELETLELRDYELNRERAGLVTSLDYQFNNQSKVFLNTAFNYFTDTEYRRAFIAEADVMAREFKDRLEKQKIFSLSGGGQHALSDKWEIDYMASYSYADQYTPYDRNVVFEQAYEDPITEEDIEFVTFDDADPDYPQFGVNTAGTVFGAGAYSYGNFEFDEFEQSSESTSDQNFTTRLNLKMNYNLGTIAGDLKFGGLFRTKEKITTPRVRLYDYDGDFLYSDVQGDFEDDDFLDNNYQNGIGLFPDPDLLKAFYRDNRSSFELEDEDSMADSESETYNANEDTYAGYLMTNLRRDKLSGLVGFRYEFTSVDYNANLVEFDANGDLLPITSTSGTNDYNFFLPMVHLTYSVNPLVNIRAAWTNSFAKPNYFDLAPYRIVSREDEEIELGNPGLDATTSMNLDLMAEYYFNSVGVLSAGVFYKDIRDFIYIRNYEFSGGQYDGYEATQPVNGNNADLVGFELNLQQQLTFLPGFLSGLGVYGNYTYSWSEAELINSDGETRTVSLPGQAENTGNFALSYERSGFSGRVSLSYAGAFIDELRDEEGNDRIYDEHIQVDLSASQRINKNFTVFLELINLTNEPLRYYNGVSSRPEQQEFYSFWGNLGVKFEL